One genomic region from Mycoplasmopsis meleagridis encodes:
- the dnaX gene encoding DNA polymerase III subunit gamma/tau codes for MNYKALYRKYRPKKFDEVKDQEHIVRTLKNIIANNTISHAYLFSGPRGVGKTSIAKIFANSVNCIHTEKPWDICDECLKNTNNNLNIIEMDAASNNGVEEVRILQEKIEFLPTYGRYKVYIIDEVHMLTKSAFNALLKTLEEPPSHVIFIFATTDPQKIPLTILSRTQRYNFVKIKNQAIIERLKDVLEKENISYEQESLPYIARLADGSLRDALSFLEQAIAYGNGQINFKDTVELFGLISNNKIIQILNNLYFSKLKEALAIFKNVENSINDPSTFINSSMTILKDFIIYQKTYETELLEYLQAEDFKEIKFNYEFAINSLEHLYKLHKEIFYQENSFQLIEFYLVKMLNKNNSKEINNEKTNKTIDLDQKTKEILLRHKEITKEIEMDENELKKMYDEENKSIKKVEDIIQKTLEISIDLQNQAEENKNIENDILNFEDNYNQGLISSAEYEMPLLETGIDNSFPKLKNYINKTSFNNYLKDQELLLSLIAKAYSKDAFIQFKEQFNNWKNNLEDIVTNLDRYGDFIKVIKDIDISLTIVGPNFVIFTNKKNTHIGFLNYLYEVLESKEIQNDIIESHLGNKIKFYFIENIEEIKKAIDHFNTLNTEEKNKYKELSIENNFKKKDNKLLSFFKKAAATKKGK; via the coding sequence ATGAATTATAAAGCTTTGTATAGAAAATATCGACCAAAAAAATTTGATGAAGTTAAAGATCAAGAACATATAGTTAGAACCTTAAAAAATATTATTGCTAACAATACCATCTCACACGCTTATCTCTTTAGTGGTCCTAGGGGAGTTGGAAAAACCTCAATAGCTAAAATTTTTGCTAATAGTGTAAATTGTATTCACACTGAAAAACCTTGAGATATTTGTGATGAGTGCTTAAAAAATACCAACAATAATTTAAACATTATTGAGATGGATGCAGCTTCAAATAATGGTGTTGAAGAAGTTAGAATCTTACAAGAAAAAATTGAATTTTTGCCTACCTACGGACGTTATAAAGTTTATATAATTGATGAAGTTCACATGCTTACTAAGAGTGCTTTTAATGCCTTATTAAAAACTTTAGAAGAACCTCCTTCGCACGTAATTTTTATTTTTGCAACAACTGATCCACAAAAAATACCTTTAACAATTCTTTCAAGAACGCAACGTTATAATTTTGTTAAAATCAAAAATCAAGCAATAATAGAAAGATTAAAAGATGTTTTGGAAAAAGAAAACATCTCTTATGAACAAGAAAGTCTACCTTATATAGCTAGATTAGCAGACGGGAGCTTGAGAGATGCGCTTTCATTTTTAGAACAAGCTATAGCATATGGTAATGGTCAAATTAATTTTAAAGATACTGTAGAATTATTCGGTTTAATATCAAATAATAAAATTATTCAAATCCTAAATAATCTTTATTTCTCTAAATTAAAAGAAGCTTTAGCAATTTTTAAAAATGTTGAAAATAGCATTAATGATCCTAGTACTTTTATAAATAGCTCAATGACCATTTTAAAAGATTTCATAATTTATCAAAAAACTTATGAAACTGAACTTTTAGAATATTTACAAGCCGAAGATTTCAAAGAAATTAAATTTAATTATGAATTTGCCATAAATTCGTTAGAACATTTATATAAGTTGCATAAAGAAATTTTTTACCAAGAAAATAGTTTTCAACTTATTGAATTCTATTTAGTAAAAATGTTAAACAAAAATAATAGCAAAGAGATAAATAATGAAAAAACTAATAAAACAATAGATTTAGATCAAAAAACTAAAGAAATTTTGCTTAGACATAAAGAAATCACTAAGGAGATAGAAATGGATGAAAACGAATTAAAAAAAATGTATGATGAAGAAAATAAATCTATTAAAAAGGTAGAGGATATTATTCAAAAAACTCTTGAAATTAGCATTGATTTGCAAAATCAAGCAGAAGAAAATAAAAATATAGAAAACGATATTTTAAATTTTGAAGACAATTACAATCAAGGATTAATTTCATCCGCAGAATACGAAATGCCTCTTTTGGAAACTGGAATTGACAATAGTTTTCCAAAATTAAAAAATTATATTAACAAAACTAGTTTCAATAATTATCTAAAAGATCAAGAACTATTGCTTTCTTTAATTGCAAAAGCTTATTCTAAAGATGCTTTCATACAATTCAAAGAACAATTTAATAATTGAAAAAATAATTTAGAAGACATTGTTACTAATTTAGATCGTTATGGTGATTTTATTAAAGTAATTAAAGATATCGATATTTCATTAACTATTGTAGGACCTAATTTTGTAATTTTCACTAATAAGAAAAATACACATATTGGTTTTTTAAACTATCTATATGAAGTTTTAGAAAGCAAAGAAATACAAAATGATATTATAGAATCTCATTTAGGCAATAAAATCAAGTTTTATTTTATTGAAAACATTGAAGAAATTAAAAAAGCTATTGATCATTTTAATACTTTAAATACTGAAGAAAAAAATAAATATAAAGAATTATCAATAGAAAATAATTTCAAAAAGAAAGATAACAAATTATTATCGTTTTTCAAAAAAGCAGCAGCAACTAAGAAAGGAAAATAG
- the gpmI gene encoding 2,3-bisphosphoglycerate-independent phosphoglycerate mutase, protein MQKTILVVIDGLGLREEKQGNAFKIANTPTFDNLFKNYPNSIIEASGENVGLPKNQMGNSEVGHLNIGAGRIVYTGLSLINQAIKTGNFDKNKVILETLKNVKENGSTLHIMGLLSPGGVHSDESHLFELIKMAKINELENVSIHVFGDGRDVAPKSIIKSMEKLVSICDELGYKIASIGGRFYAMDRDKMFDRVEKHYLALLGESDKVFTNPIDYINEQYAENITDEFLIPAVNANANFIKDNDSIIFFNFRPDRARQITHMFIGSNLYDYETSKKVKINNFVSMMKYEGLKTKIAFEEMKVINPIGKVVESKNLKQLRLAETQKYAHVTYFMDGGKDVEYQNSKRIMVPSLKVNSYADYPNMSAKEITDELIANAKNFDLTIMNYANPDMVGHTGNLKATIQAVEFLDSQIARLVDFSAKNNITVFITADHGNAEITEDANGNPATKHTNSPVMLISTDKNIKLRNGILANIAPTILDYMNIEKPVEMTHESLIYK, encoded by the coding sequence ATGCAAAAAACAATTTTAGTTGTCATTGACGGTTTAGGTTTAAGAGAAGAAAAACAGGGCAATGCTTTTAAAATAGCTAATACCCCAACTTTTGATAACTTATTTAAAAATTATCCTAATTCAATAATAGAAGCAAGTGGTGAAAATGTTGGCTTGCCTAAAAATCAAATGGGGAATTCAGAAGTAGGTCACTTAAATATAGGCGCGGGAAGAATTGTTTATACAGGGTTATCTTTGATAAATCAAGCTATTAAAACTGGCAATTTCGACAAAAATAAAGTTATTTTAGAAACTTTAAAGAATGTGAAAGAAAATGGTTCAACATTACATATAATGGGACTTTTAAGTCCTGGAGGAGTTCATTCTGATGAATCTCATTTATTTGAATTAATAAAAATGGCAAAAATAAATGAATTAGAAAATGTTTCTATACATGTTTTTGGTGACGGAAGAGATGTAGCTCCTAAATCAATTATCAAATCAATGGAAAAATTAGTTTCAATATGTGATGAATTAGGATATAAAATAGCTTCAATTGGTGGAAGATTTTATGCAATGGATCGTGACAAAATGTTTGATAGAGTTGAAAAACATTATTTGGCATTGTTAGGAGAAAGCGATAAAGTCTTTACTAATCCTATTGATTATATCAACGAACAATATGCAGAAAATATTACTGATGAGTTTTTGATTCCAGCAGTTAATGCTAATGCAAATTTTATAAAGGATAATGATTCAATTATTTTCTTTAATTTTAGACCTGATAGAGCAAGACAAATAACTCATATGTTTATTGGTTCAAATCTTTATGATTACGAAACAAGTAAAAAAGTTAAAATCAACAATTTTGTTTCAATGATGAAATATGAAGGTTTAAAAACTAAAATTGCTTTCGAGGAAATGAAAGTAATTAATCCAATTGGTAAAGTTGTTGAGAGCAAGAATTTGAAACAATTAAGATTAGCAGAAACTCAAAAATATGCTCATGTTACTTATTTTATGGATGGCGGCAAAGACGTCGAATATCAAAATTCAAAAAGAATAATGGTTCCTTCATTAAAAGTCAATAGTTATGCTGATTATCCTAACATGTCAGCTAAAGAAATCACAGATGAATTGATTGCTAATGCAAAAAATTTTGATTTAACAATTATGAATTATGCCAATCCTGATATGGTTGGCCATACTGGTAATTTAAAAGCAACAATTCAAGCAGTTGAATTTTTAGATAGTCAAATTGCTAGATTAGTAGATTTTTCTGCAAAAAATAACATTACTGTTTTTATTACTGCTGACCATGGAAATGCTGAAATTACAGAAGATGCTAACGGCAATCCAGCTACAAAACATACAAATAGTCCGGTTATGCTTATTTCTACTGATAAAAATATTAAATTACGTAATGGCATTTTAGCAAATATTGCTCCTACAATTTTAGATTATATGAATATTGAAAAACCTGTTGAAATGACACATGAAAGCCTTATTTATAAATAA
- the secA gene encoding preprotein translocase subunit SecA, giving the protein MNLFNIKSTEMRIAEKTLKKINHYEPLISKLNDSELKAKTDQFKARIANGEALDLIRAEAFAVAREATKRVLGKRPYDVQMIGGVLLDLSSVAEMKTGEGKTITSIAPVYLNALVGKGAIVSTVNEYLSERDALEMGQVFNFLGLSVGINKAQMNVNLKREAYACDITYSVHSELGFDYLRDNMVNSIEQKVQRGLHFCLIDEADSILIDEAKTPLIISGGDTEDNYLYYSADQYVRTLGPEDYEIDEESKAISLTYSGINKANNFFTIDNLYDIENSEIVHRIQNALRAHKVMKNNVEYIVRDGKIELVDAFTGRIMEGRAYSEGLQQALQAKEMVQIEPETKTLATITYQNFFRMFNKLCGMTGTAKTEEQEFIDIYNMRVNPVPTNKPVIRKDLPDSIYGNYEAKWIAVSNKVEKLYKKGQPVLIGTAQIEDSEILHHFLNKRNIPHTVLNAKQNASEAEIISAAGQVGAVTIATNMAGRGTDIKPSKEALELGGLYVIGTDRAESRRIDNQLRGRSGRQGDPGVSKFYVSLDDQLMQRFSNYEEFKKSYEKQGNKEITNKNLQFGFKHAQKKIEGFNYDSRKSVLHYDDVIRQQRDLFYAQRDLILISDNVSFILRKMIKNIAKNVVKYQSLKLKSGHIDSQKLVDFINENFSNRGEDKNNLLIEKVRKIHDNDLVEYLSNHLTKNFNEWEENAMANSDQDTVLEVEKSNLLSIVDKYWQNHIDAMDKLRSNINLVQYSQKNPYQMYTEEGTKTFYQMLNNIAFDTIKTIMADSLGRKSNITKEMREDPLFEQLRSLLILNDFNTIEEQEKYLIDTYNNLKNVNFDKVLDKENKEKS; this is encoded by the coding sequence ATGAATTTATTCAATATTAAGTCAACTGAAATGCGTATTGCTGAAAAAACTTTGAAAAAAATTAATCACTATGAACCACTAATTTCTAAATTAAATGACTCAGAATTAAAAGCTAAAACCGATCAATTTAAAGCAAGAATAGCTAATGGAGAAGCACTTGATTTAATTAGAGCTGAAGCCTTTGCTGTTGCTAGAGAAGCAACAAAAAGAGTTCTAGGCAAAAGACCTTACGATGTACAAATGATTGGCGGTGTTTTGCTTGATTTAAGTAGTGTTGCAGAAATGAAAACGGGTGAAGGAAAAACTATTACTTCTATTGCGCCTGTTTATTTGAATGCTTTAGTAGGAAAAGGGGCAATTGTTTCCACAGTTAATGAATATTTGAGTGAACGTGATGCTTTGGAAATGGGACAAGTATTTAATTTTTTAGGTCTTAGTGTTGGCATAAATAAAGCACAAATGAATGTCAATTTAAAAAGAGAAGCCTACGCTTGCGATATTACTTATTCAGTGCATTCAGAATTAGGTTTTGACTATTTAAGAGATAATATGGTTAATTCTATAGAACAAAAAGTACAAAGAGGTTTACATTTTTGTCTTATAGACGAAGCAGATTCTATTTTAATAGACGAAGCAAAAACTCCTTTAATTATTTCTGGCGGAGATACTGAAGATAATTATCTTTATTATTCAGCGGATCAATATGTGAGAACTTTGGGTCCAGAAGATTATGAAATAGATGAAGAATCCAAAGCAATTTCTTTGACTTATAGCGGCATAAATAAGGCAAATAATTTTTTTACAATTGATAATTTATATGATATTGAAAATTCAGAAATCGTTCATAGAATACAAAATGCATTAAGAGCCCATAAAGTTATGAAAAATAATGTTGAATACATTGTAAGAGATGGCAAGATTGAATTAGTTGATGCTTTTACAGGACGGATTATGGAAGGAAGAGCATATTCTGAAGGTTTGCAGCAAGCTTTACAAGCAAAAGAAATGGTACAAATTGAACCAGAAACTAAAACTTTAGCAACTATTACTTACCAAAATTTTTTTAGAATGTTTAATAAGCTTTGTGGAATGACAGGAACTGCTAAAACTGAAGAGCAAGAATTTATTGATATTTATAATATGCGTGTTAATCCAGTTCCCACTAATAAACCCGTTATAAGAAAAGATTTACCTGATTCAATTTATGGTAATTATGAAGCAAAATGAATAGCTGTTTCGAATAAAGTAGAAAAACTTTATAAAAAAGGACAACCTGTTTTAATAGGTACAGCTCAAATTGAAGATTCAGAAATCTTGCACCATTTCTTGAATAAAAGAAATATTCCTCATACTGTTTTAAACGCAAAACAAAACGCTTCTGAAGCAGAAATTATTTCTGCTGCTGGGCAAGTAGGCGCTGTTACAATAGCTACAAATATGGCAGGAAGAGGAACTGATATTAAACCTTCTAAAGAAGCTTTAGAGTTAGGTGGCCTTTATGTTATAGGTACTGATAGAGCAGAAAGTAGAAGAATTGATAACCAACTAAGAGGAAGATCAGGAAGACAAGGAGATCCTGGTGTTTCTAAGTTTTATGTTTCTTTAGATGACCAATTAATGCAAAGATTTTCCAACTATGAAGAATTTAAAAAATCTTATGAAAAACAAGGCAATAAAGAAATAACTAACAAAAATTTACAATTTGGCTTTAAACATGCTCAAAAGAAAATTGAAGGCTTTAATTATGATAGTAGAAAAAGTGTTTTGCACTATGATGATGTAATTAGACAACAAAGAGACCTTTTTTATGCTCAAAGAGATTTAATTTTAATTAGCGATAATGTTTCTTTTATTTTGAGAAAAATGATTAAAAATATAGCGAAAAATGTTGTTAAATATCAATCATTAAAACTAAAAAGTGGTCATATTGATAGTCAGAAACTAGTTGATTTTATAAATGAAAATTTTTCTAATAGAGGCGAAGATAAGAATAATTTATTAATAGAAAAAGTTAGAAAAATACATGACAATGATTTAGTTGAATATTTATCAAATCATTTAACTAAAAATTTCAATGAATGAGAAGAAAATGCCATGGCAAATAGTGATCAAGATACTGTTTTGGAAGTAGAAAAGAGCAATTTATTATCAATAGTTGATAAATATTGACAAAATCATATTGACGCTATGGATAAATTAAGATCAAATATTAATCTTGTTCAATATTCGCAAAAAAATCCTTACCAAATGTATACAGAAGAAGGAACAAAAACGTTTTATCAAATGCTTAATAATATTGCCTTTGATACGATTAAAACAATTATGGCTGATTCACTTGGAAGAAAGTCTAATATTACCAAAGAAATGCGTGAAGATCCTCTGTTTGAACAACTTAGAAGTCTTTTAATTCTAAATGATTTTAATACTATTGAAGAACAAGAAAAATATTTAATTGATACATATAATAATTTAAAGAATGTAAATTTTGATAAGGTTCTTGATAAAGAAAATAAAGAAAAAAGTTAG
- a CDS encoding restriction endonuclease subunit S, with amino-acid sequence MKIFEELLSKEDNKFFIRKKLYEVTIWDKTFSDLAKEKQLKNKQKYKYLYASEIEKIKEENGDIKILTTYVSNYFVSSKKWKGEFYDEEIIAIPGGGKLTIQYHKGKFITSDNRICKSFDTKILNTKYLYYFFHFIKEKISNFYRGSAIKHPYMPGILNLEIIIPPLSLQEKIVEILDKFSSFSISIQKELRDELNARNKQYKYYLDNIFDTFNLYKSNIKSNKVFEVKLADICKFIRGKRITKKELTKEGYPVVSGGAKYLGYYSNFNREKEQITIAEYGTAGLIQWQEKDFWANDNCLTLEFDEKVLIKKFLYYFLKVKQEKIFESNINSFPQKLNIDFISNLLLKIPSLEKQNKIVDVLDNFESICSSLNISLPTEENKRKEQCEYYKNEIFKYLEVGILQHKDAERERERERARISQIIATHFWRYNLRIRNF; translated from the coding sequence ATGAAAATTTTTGAAGAGTTGCTTTCGAAAGAAGATAATAAGTTTTTTATTAGAAAAAAATTATATGAAGTAACTATTTGAGATAAAACTTTTAGCGATTTAGCAAAAGAAAAGCAGCTCAAAAATAAGCAAAAATATAAATATTTATATGCTTCAGAAATTGAAAAAATTAAAGAAGAAAATGGCGATATAAAAATTCTAACTACTTATGTATCGAATTATTTTGTTTCTTCAAAAAAGTGAAAAGGTGAATTTTATGACGAAGAAATAATTGCTATTCCTGGGGGAGGCAAATTAACAATTCAATATCATAAAGGTAAATTCATAACAAGCGATAATAGAATTTGCAAATCATTTGATACAAAGATTTTAAATACTAAATATTTGTATTATTTTTTTCATTTCATTAAAGAAAAAATATCTAATTTTTATCGTGGAAGCGCTATCAAACATCCCTATATGCCTGGAATATTAAATTTAGAGATAATAATTCCTCCTTTATCCCTTCAGGAAAAAATTGTTGAAATTTTAGATAAATTTAGTAGTTTTTCTATTAGTATTCAAAAAGAATTAAGAGACGAATTAAACGCTAGAAATAAGCAATATAAATATTATCTTGATAATATTTTTGATACTTTTAATTTATATAAATCAAATATAAAATCTAACAAAGTTTTCGAAGTAAAACTAGCCGATATTTGTAAATTTATAAGAGGAAAACGAATAACTAAAAAAGAACTTACTAAAGAAGGCTATCCAGTAGTAAGCGGAGGAGCAAAATATTTAGGTTATTATAGTAATTTTAACCGTGAAAAGGAACAAATAACAATAGCAGAATATGGTACAGCCGGTTTAATTCAGTGACAAGAAAAGGATTTTTGAGCCAATGATAATTGTCTTACCTTAGAATTTGATGAAAAAGTTTTAATTAAAAAGTTTTTGTATTATTTTTTAAAAGTAAAACAAGAAAAAATATTTGAAAGTAATATTAATTCTTTTCCTCAAAAATTAAATATAGATTTTATAAGCAATTTATTACTAAAAATTCCTTCTTTAGAAAAGCAGAACAAAATAGTTGATGTTTTAGATAATTTTGAAAGCATTTGTTCTAGTCTTAATATCAGTTTACCTACTGAAGAAAATAAAAGAAAAGAACAGTGTGAATATTATAAAAATGAAATATTTAAATATCTTGAAGTTGGCATTCTACAACATAAAGACGCAGAGAGAGAGAGAGAGAGAGAGAGAGCACGGATTAGTCAAATTATTGCAACACATTTTTGGCGCTATAACCTTAGAATTAGGAACTTTTAG
- a CDS encoding restriction endonuclease subunit S translates to MQHIFGAITLELGTFSNFYNGFNFRSKHLLNNKLEIGSIIKIKDIYNDGSINFSLSNKFNLKNYKTNLEKFKVNKNNILISAVGSLGKIGFVNREEKNCFINQGIVKIEVLENLAMPEFIYFYLTSIINDWLKIKELKSTLSYINTEDISKIKLLIPPLAFQNKIISYLNSFRKICSDFNIVLPVEENKRKTQYEHYKNKIFNYLETY, encoded by the coding sequence TTGCAACACATTTTTGGCGCTATAACCTTAGAATTAGGAACTTTTAGTAATTTTTATAATGGTTTTAATTTTAGAAGTAAACACTTATTAAATAATAAATTGGAAATAGGTAGTATTATTAAAATAAAAGATATTTACAATGACGGAAGTATAAATTTTTCTTTGAGTAATAAATTTAATTTAAAAAATTACAAGACTAATTTAGAAAAATTTAAAGTGAATAAAAATAATATTTTAATTTCCGCAGTAGGTTCGCTTGGTAAAATAGGTTTTGTTAACAGAGAAGAAAAAAATTGTTTTATAAACCAAGGAATAGTAAAAATAGAAGTTTTAGAAAATTTAGCTATGCCTGAATTTATTTATTTTTATTTAACTTCTATAATTAACGATTGATTAAAAATTAAAGAATTGAAGTCAACTTTATCATACATAAATACCGAAGATATTTCAAAAATTAAATTACTAATACCTCCTTTAGCGTTTCAAAATAAAATTATTAGCTATTTAAATAGTTTTAGAAAAATTTGTTCTGATTTTAATATTGTTTTACCTGTCGAAGAAAATAAAAGAAAAACACAATACGAACATTATAAAAATAAGATATTTAATTATCTTGAAACTTATTAA
- the rpmF gene encoding 50S ribosomal protein L32: MAIVPKRKTSKQRKHKRRTHHALPVQNLIACSNCSNMIQQHLICYNCGFYKGKKVVGYRSLDDRRKAQ, encoded by the coding sequence ATGGCTATCGTTCCAAAACGTAAAACTTCTAAGCAACGTAAACATAAAAGACGTACCCATCATGCTTTGCCAGTACAAAATTTAATTGCATGCAGCAATTGCTCAAACATGATACAACAACATTTGATTTGTTATAACTGTGGTTTTTACAAAGGGAAAAAAGTTGTTGGTTATAGAAGTTTAGACGATCGTAGAAAAGCACAATAA
- a CDS encoding endonuclease, translating into MRNKLFKSLFFLSSLTSLSLITTLAASCNEQQNSEKQKENETKDNNTSDKEIVNEKTTTSDTSSNNLNGEITDNNTESENSENSSTPVVEKNDESSSSEISSSGKYLYDKSNNYYASLEGKRGDDLWQALVNLQNSKKSQIKTYGDLYDIFSQVDLDKEYENDGTILDIYSENPTGTDPYNFTIHNYEGKANGLGNGQPVAGKNSNDEGYIFNREHLIPQSWFKREPITRADPHFILPTDKLVNNKRGNLPHYIVENATWTSENGTKVNNDYAEPVDAFKGNVARMYFYFQVTHHNALQKANNGQIPGAVVFKDSYPYFTDNFLSTYQQWAKNDPVELFEIKRNNGIASYYETTESERVAKGQGMRNPFIDFPNLPDLIWGQGNETFHNLGILVDIKK; encoded by the coding sequence ATGAGAAATAAATTGTTTAAAAGCTTATTTTTTCTTTCATCTCTAACAAGTCTTTCATTAATTACAACTCTTGCTGCTTCATGTAATGAACAACAAAATAGTGAAAAACAAAAAGAAAATGAAACAAAAGACAATAATACTAGTGATAAAGAAATAGTAAATGAAAAAACTACAACAAGTGATACTTCATCTAATAATTTGAATGGTGAAATAACTGATAATAATACTGAAAGCGAAAATTCTGAAAATAGTTCAACACCTGTTGTAGAGAAAAACGATGAAAGTTCATCTTCTGAAATTTCTTCTTCAGGAAAATATCTTTATGACAAAAGTAATAACTATTACGCTTCTTTAGAAGGCAAAAGGGGCGATGATCTTTGACAAGCTCTTGTTAATTTGCAAAATTCGAAAAAATCACAAATAAAAACTTATGGCGATTTATATGATATTTTTTCACAAGTAGATTTGGATAAGGAATATGAAAATGATGGGACAATTTTAGATATTTATAGTGAAAATCCTACCGGAACTGATCCATATAATTTCACTATACATAACTATGAAGGAAAAGCAAATGGTCTAGGTAATGGACAACCAGTAGCTGGTAAAAATTCTAATGACGAAGGTTATATTTTTAATCGTGAACATTTAATTCCTCAATCATGATTTAAGAGAGAGCCAATTACTAGAGCAGATCCTCACTTTATTTTACCTACAGATAAATTGGTTAATAATAAAAGAGGTAATTTACCTCATTATATAGTAGAAAATGCTACTTGAACATCAGAAAATGGTACTAAAGTTAACAATGATTATGCTGAACCTGTTGATGCTTTCAAAGGAAATGTAGCTAGAATGTATTTCTACTTCCAAGTGACACATCATAATGCTTTGCAAAAAGCTAACAATGGTCAAATTCCAGGAGCTGTTGTATTTAAAGATAGTTATCCTTACTTTACAGATAATTTCCTTTCAACATATCAACAATGAGCTAAAAATGATCCGGTAGAATTATTTGAAATTAAAAGAAATAATGGTATTGCTTCATATTACGAAACTACTGAAAGTGAAAGAGTAGCAAAAGGACAAGGAATGCGTAATCCTTTTATTGACTTTCCTAATTTGCCAGATTTAATATGAGGTCAAGGAAACGAAACATTCCATAATTTAGGTATTTTAGTAGATATTAAAAAATAA